In Pagrus major chromosome 23, Pma_NU_1.0, the genomic window gcggtgtgacagtaccCCTCCCTCTAGGGCCGACTCCTGACGGCCCAGACTGTTCAGAATGGTCTCTATGAAAGTCATCAATGAGGGTGGGGTCCATGATGTGTCGAGAGGGGACCCACTGTCTCTCCTCCGGTCCGTAACCTACCCAGTCCACTAGGTACTGTCTGCCCCGGCCCCGGTTGCGTACCGCCAACAGCTGCTTAACCTTGTACACCGGGCCCCCATCGACTACCTCGGGTGGCGGGGGGGGCGTGGCGGCTGGAACCATAGGACTCTCTTTGAATGGTTTCACCTGGCTGACATGGAAGGTCGGGTGTACGCGGAGGGACCGGGGCAGACGGAGGCGTACTGCTGCGGGGCCAATGACTctggtgacaggaaacaggcCCACGAACCGTGGTGCCAGCTTCTTGGAGGGAACTTTCAGGTGCAAGTCCTTGGCTGAAAGCCACACTCTCTGTCCAGGCTGATATGCGGGAGCCGGCCGTCTCTTTCGGTCTGCCGCCTTCTTGACCCGATCTCCCTGTCGGATCAGCACCTGGCGGGCTGCTGCCCAGATGCGGCGGCAACGTCGGACCATGGCATGGGCGGAGGGGACCGATACCTCCAACTCATTGTCTGGAAAGACTGGGGGTTGAAAACCATAAGCACATTTAAAGGGAGAGAAACCTGTGGCAGATGTTGGCAATGAATTATGTGCATACTCAACCCAGACCAGGTTTTGCTCCATGTTGAGGGGTTCTGGGAGACCAGGCACCGGAGGCCGGTTTCCAGTTGTTGATTTAggcgttcggtctggccgttggccTCCGGGTGGTAGCCCGAGGTCAGGCTGGCCTTAGCTCCAATGAGCCCGCAAAACTCCCTCCAGAACCGGGACACGAACTGGGGCCCCCGGTCAGAGACGATGTCCTTAGGGAATCCATGAACCCTGAAAACACTGGTCATCATGATTTCTGCCATCTCCTTGGCGGAGGGCAGCTTAGGCAGGGCAATGAATCTGACCATTTTGGTAAACCGGTCCACTACTGTGAGGACCGTGGTATTACCTTGGGATACCGGGAGCCCCGTGACGAAGTCCATGGATATGTCGGACCACGGTCTGGAGGGGATAGGGAGTGGCTGCAGTAGGCCCATGCGGGTCCCGGAGGACGTCTTGTTTCGAGCACAGACCGAACATGCCTCCACGTACTCCCGAACCTCCGGCTCCATGGATGGCCACCAGAACCGCCGAGAGATGGCGAACATCGTCCTCCGAACTCCCGGATGGCATGAAAGCAGTGAGGTATgagcccagtggatcacctgtgggcgcaACTCAACGGGGACAAACAAGCGATTATCTGGGCACCCACTAGGTGACGGGTCTCCACCATTAGCCTGCTTCACCTCATCTTCTATCTGCCAAGTCACCGCTCCAACCACACGGGTTAGTGGAAGGATGGTCTCAGGCTTCTTGGCAACAGGCTCGGGGTCGAATAGTCGAGAGAGGACGTCTGGCTTGACGTTCCGGGACCCCGGCCtgtaagagagggaaaaggaaaagcgGTTAAAGAACAGCGCCCACCTGGCCTGGCGAGAATTGAGTCTCTTAGCTTTTCTGATATACTCTAAGTTCTTATGGTCCGTCCAGACTATGAATGGATGGTTGGCCCCCTCCAGCCAATGTCTCCACTCCTCTAGGGCGAGTTTCACCGCCAACAGCTCCCGATTACCGACATCATAGTTTCGTTCAGCCTTGGACAGTCGACGTGACAGGAAGGCGCAGGGGTGCATCTTCCCATCCTGTTCCGAACGTTGAGAGAGGATGGCTCCCACCCCTTCATTGGAGGCGTCCACTTCTACTACAAACTGGCGTTGTGGATCTGGCATGGTGAGGATGGGAGCAGAAGTGAAACGCTTCTTGAGGTCCTGGAAagccctctctgcctctggcgACCAGCGGAACTGCACCTGGGTGGAGGTAAGAGCATGGAGGGGAGCAGCTATTGCGCTAAAGCCTCTGATAAACCGCCTGTAAAAGTTAGCAAATCCCAAGAACTGCTGAACCTTCTTGCGGCTATCTGGTGTAGGCCACTCAGCTACAGCGCTAATTTTAGCCGGGTCCATCTGTACTCTCCCAGGGGCTACAatgaagcccaggaaggagacGGTGTCGGcatgaaacacacttttctctgctttgacaTACAGATTGTTCTCTAACAGTCTTTTCAGAACTCTGGTCACGTGGTCTTGGTGTGTGTCAATGTCTGGggagtaaattaaaatgtcgTCTAAATACACGTAGACAAAAAGGTCAAGGAAATCTCTCAATACATCATTAATCATGGCTTGGAAAACGGCCGGAGCGTTGGTGAGTCCAAATGGCATGACCAGATACTCATAGTGGCCACTAGGGGTGTTGAATCCAGTTTTCCACTCGTCCCCCTCTCTTATGCGAATCAGGTGATAGGCATTGCGGAGGTCTAACTTGGTGAACACCTTGGCCTGCTGGAGTTGGTCAAAAACAGAAGacatgagagggagagggtaaCGGTTCTTTATAGTAATGTCATTGAGAGGACTATAGTCTATGCACGGTCTTAGGGACCCATCCTTTTTGTCCACAAAAAAGAATCCGGCGCCTGCTGGCGACGACGAGGGACGGATTAGCCCCGCCTTTATGGATGTAGTGAGATATTCTctcatggcctctctctccgGTCCGGAGACCGAGTACAGGCGGCCCTTGGGTATGGTGGAACCTGGAAGAAGGTCAATGGCGCAGTCGTATGGCCGGTGTGGGGGAAGAGACATGGCTTTGGTCTTACTAAAAACCTCACGGAGCTGGTGGTAGCAGGAAGGCACCGAGTTTAAGTCCGGATATTCGGCTTCTGTGGCAGGGTTGACAGAAAACAGGTTAACTTCAGCTACCTCACTGCTCTGGGCTAGACTAAAAAGACAGTCTTTAATACAATCCTCCCCCCATCCTAGGATTTCTCCAGTCCTCCAGTCTACCTGGGGGTTGTGGCGAAAAAGCCACGGTTGTCCCAATatcagtgtgtgagtggatGCTTTGAATAAATAGAAGCGAATATGCTCCCTGTGGTCCTTAATCTGCATGTGGAGAGGTTCAGTGATATGGGTGATGGAAAACAGTTCTTTCCCATCTAGAGCTCGAGCCCTGATGGGCTTAGCTAAAAGTTCTGATCTTATGTCCATTTCTTCGGCTAACCCCCAGTCCATCAAACTCTCATCGGCTCCTGAGTCTATGAGTGCCCCAAGATTGGTGACAGTGTGATGCAATAACTTCACTTTGGTGAGAGTGCGTGTGACGGGGCCTGAAGCCGTGATTTGACTCACCGTCTTGGGTCGCTTGGCTGGGCAGGTTATGACGAGGTGACCCGCCTCCCCGCAGTAGAAGCACCTTCCTTCTAGTTGCCGTCTCCGTCGCTCCTCTGGTGTCAGTCTGGCTCTGCCCAGCTGCATGGGGTCCCCTTCTTCCTCCGCGGGGGAGTTATTACGCGGCTCCGACGGGGAGCGGTGGAGAGCTGGCCAGCTTTGTGTTTGCGAGGGCGGGGCTCCTCCGGTCATCACAGTCCTGTCGCTCCGGTGTCGTCTGAGCTGTCTGAGTCGGTTGTCCGTCCGGATTGCGAGAGCGATAAGATCGTCCAAGCCTGCGGGTAAATCTAGAGGAACCAGGAGATCTTGGATCGGGGCTGCCAGCCccttcaaaaacacatcatagaGAGCCGTGGAGTTCCACCCGCTTTCTGCCGACAGAGTGCGGAAACGGATGGCGTAGTCACACACAGAGTCGCTGCCTTGTCTCAGCCCACTCAGCTCCTGTGCTTTCTCCCGGTCGTCCGTCACGGGATCAAAGGTGCGTTTTAATGCCGCCTGGAAATCTGTGTTGACTGTTGAGTCCTTCACTCCCTCAATCAGTCTAGTTTAATTTTCACTTGTATATGTAGATGTGGAATTTAGTGTTAACCTCATCTGACCAACTTTGTATGAAAATAAGGCCGACCAtataaaaaagaggaagaaaacaaatccCATATTACCTTATTCTAcctatatattttctttttaaagaaattgtACTGATTGCACTGACCTAGCAAGACCAGCAGAGGCTGCAAATTGAACACTTGGCAGATAAAGCACAGCTCAccaacacagaaaaagagaggtTCAGAACAGCTATTTCTGTAAATCAGTTACCAAAAACTGCCTTAGTATAAAAtccaaaaagtacaagtaaggTAGAGAAAGCCTCATTTTTTTGTTCTATATTATGGCATTATATAATGCTTTAACAGGTGGTTATGTGTACATAAGCAAACAGTCTACACAGAGAATGACTTCAGAAGAAAAGCAcatttattctttctttcttcagagAATTTTATTGGATAAAAGAAGTGTATATCATCAATTTTTTTGAGTGTAATAAGTGCATCACGTAGAGGTATAAGCTTTAGTGAACGATTTCATTATAAACATGATGTGGGGATTTGTATTGTAATTGCACGTATAACCATGTTGAAGCATTTACCTGCAATAAACTCTCATATTGTGAAAAAATAGGATGAAATAACAgttgataaaaatataaattaatacaGTCTAGAAGTCTGTTGAATTATTTCACAACTGCATGGCTGTACACGTGCACATCTTGTGGTTTAATTCATACAATAATTTATGTCACAATGTTGTTCATTGAATCTTGCACACTTTGATCTTCAACATAAATGAACCTCCTTTCTGCACATCCAGGTTTTCTACAGCTTACTCGTGCAGTATTGATGTACTGTATACTAAGTAAACTATTTTTCATGCATATTAAAGCATGTTCTGCCACAGCAGTTTGTAGGTCTACAGGTCGTTGAGGAAGTCTTCTCCATAGTTGATCATCTGTCTCAGTGCACACAATATCAGTGCATCAATGctgttatgtgtgtttgtttctgattcGTAGTTCTTCAGAAGAAAGATGCAGTTCGGTGGAAGTCCCAGCAACTCACTGAACATGTCGACCTGAGTTTTAAAGTAACAGCATTTCAGTTGATCAGCAGTACAAATCTAACAATTCTTTAAAATATCACCAATAGAAACTTACCTGTTTCTTCAGGTACTTGCTCTTGTACgcattgttgatgttttttttcgCCTCAGCACAGGCAACATCGACTTTGGTGAGAATAGCCACTTGGGGAATCCCTGCCAATACAGAAACCTGATcagtattttaaacatttgttttgctgGTATTTTGATTAATAAAACCCAAGATGTCATCATTACCCCACACAGAGTATAACAGTTGTGATGTCTGCTCTTACCCATATCACTGGCTGCTAGTCTGACTTCTCTCATCTTCTTCACGACTTTGTCATTTAGCAAAGATACTGAGCCAGCAGGAATGACAGAAACCAGGACGTGAACTCTGTCATCCAGAGTGGGAGATGGGTTGTAACCACGATCACCCTCCGTCATGGGGTTAGGATTGAACTAGTTAACAATAAATTACAGTCAAACAATGCTTTTTTATCAACAATGCGTTTTtaagtgaaaatgtgtttaatgcaAAACGGCACCCAGTGAAGTTTTTGTAGTGGTATGgagattatttattattttttatgagtGGTACCTcgtgttgtttttctcatgcACAGAATAATGCAAAGGTTCAAACGGGTGACACGATTCACATTTCTACCAATGTTTTCACTCGATTTCACTGATCTACAGGGTACAGTGGTTATGCACCAGAAATGCAGGAAAGACGAAGACTGCTTTCTGCAGGActaaacatggatgtaaaaaaatgcagtattcaaacttttatgaaaaagtttgttaacaagaaaactccacagggtcaCCTTAAACAATGTCAGAGTTCAGAGGGTTGTACCTGGTAACCGTCTTTCACATGTCCCCTCAGAGCCAGTTTGATGTCTTCCACATGAACACCACGGTTATCTGTTTGCTCCAAGCCCATGATGTCATTGAAAACGAAAGAGTAAAATCCATCTGGACCATTGGGGATTTTGTAAGTTTTGTACTGTAAAGTAGAAGGATCAATTATTTGCATCAATTTATCCAATCAAAGATAAATATGCAGtcattaaagcaacacaaataaaggtttttaggtcgcactttattttacagtacattaataagacgtaacaagccgtactttgtatcaaattagacaaaaacaatacactAATAAGATGTAACAAGaagtactttgtatcaaattagacaactACAAATAATGCAATGTTAATTAGACAGTAAACTAGAAAAGTTAAACTGTCATTAGACACCATATAGCCTACCCAAATTATGCTGTAATCAGAAACCGCATATAAAGTcttattacttaaaatataGTCTACTATACTGAGACACTATTATACCAAATTATACTGTAATAACAAACCAAATCGGAGAACCTAATACACTATGACACCATTTTACAAGATCTTAGTCTAAtaagaaatcacacacaatgccaTATCAGATCCAAAATATGCTAGTTAGATGCTATTCTACCCTCACTACCAAATTATGCATTTAATGCTACCAACATCGCCTACAGCTTAATTAGACGAATGTACTGCCATATTATATCGGGCATGGCCTTTATAATAGTCGGACAAAACACACTTGTTTCTAagaacatgttgttttcatttagtttgCTGATATTCTTTGAAGCCgggttattatttcattaattatatTAGACGCTAAATGCGTCtgatataattttattttgaaagcgtCTCGCTGTGAACCGAAAACATCCGGTGTTCCTGTGGatagtgtgtgtctgcgtgttgGAAGTGTACCTGCACggtgatgaaaacaatcattttgtttacttagCACCTGGCTGATAAAGGGCACAAGGTTTGTTGTTATATCGTTTCATgatatgtttaatgtttatttcagATCGCGGTAACTTTTATGGTTTTGTACAGTTTGATATAGCTTGTTTGAGCTAGCGGGAACGCTAATTAGCATTAGCTCAGCTATCCTGTTGGGTCAGAAGAACGGAGATGAGGCTGGTCgtttcatttctgtgtttattaatAGAACGCATTTTGTGTGGTTTGTATTGGCTTTAATATATAAAGTTAAAGGTTTATATTTAATACAAATGTACTGGTtaaaagttttagttttaaggaagataataacctttattttttatacttttttcatAGCTCacggtgtgttcaagtgtacAAGGTTCTTGCAATAAACACTTTGGACCATCAGTTAGAGAGTATGACCATCATTCAGCCGGGGATGCTACACTGGTTAGCTGTTCAGTGAACGTCACTGGGCAGTTCAGTTATTTGACTGACATCTGTTCCTAAATTTAGGAGATAACGTTTTTCTGAAAGCTTCGATAGCCCAGCAAACCTCCAGGACCAAGGACTTCCAGAGAGCGACCATCAGCTCCTCACGAGCAGCGTGTGTTTGAGCTGGAGCTCGGCTACGAACAGCTGTGGATGCCCCTGTGTGAAGAGAGAGCCACAGTGACGCATCGTGAGCCGCACAGCGCCCTTTAGCCCTGTGCTGGCAGGGCTCTGGAGCACTGGAGGCCGTCCACAAGGGTCAGAAAAGCGACCCTCTAAGAAAGTCTAATAAGGGTCTAACAGTGAGAAGgaccactttattttacagtacagttctgTTGTAATGTGCCACAAATTATCCTCTAAGTAAGTCTAATAAGACTGTAATAAGTGTCTAACAGTGGGAAATAAAGATGCAATGTCCTGGCAGCTTCAATAGCTGGTCTAATGTTACTGGGGTTGGATAGTGACATGGCTTTAAATGGTCTGATGTCTTAACTATGGGAGTAGAGTTAAGCCACCTACAAACTCCACAAGACTCCAGAGAACATCCAGGTTACCAGGGAGGTGTGTAGTAGTGACCAGATGTGAACTGATGTGGTTTGACTCTAGTTAAGGTACCGTTTTCTTCTAATGATCTATAAATGACTCTGTAAGAAAGTGAAACTATGTTAACTAAagctcaaataaatgtattttcctctgaactctgtgtgttttgtccgaCTATTATAAAGGCCATGCCCGATATAATATGGCAGTACATTCGTCTAATTAAGCTGTAGGCGATGTTGGTAGCATTAAATGCATAATTTGGTAGTGAGGGTAGAATAGCATCTAACTAGCATATTTTGGATCTGATAtggcattgtgtgtgatttcttaTTAGACTAAGATCTTGTAAAATGGTGTCATAGTGTATTAGGATCTCCGATTTGGTTTGTTATTACAGTATAATTTGGTATAATAGTGTCTCAGTATAGTAGACtatattttaagtaataagACTTTATATGCAGTTTCTGATTACAGCATAATTTGGGTAGGCTATATGGTGTCTAATAACAGTTTAACTTTTCTAGTTTACTGTCtaacattacattatttgtagttgtctaatttgatacaaagtacttcttgttacgtcttattagtgtattgtttttgtctaatctGATACAAAGTACGGTTTGTTATGTCTTATTagtgtattgtttttgtctgatacAAAGTGCAGCTTGTTATGTCTTATTagcgttttgtttttgtctaatttgatacaaagtacggctTGTTACGTTTTTATTATACTACAAATCTTTCAGCAAGGAAACCTgctttgagaaatgtttgatgCTCACTTGTTATCCTCGCACAAAAAACCACAAAACGCACAattaattaaaggaatagttttaAGGAATGCACTTATTTGCAAGAATGAAATAAGTACAGTAAATTAGACGTGCTTCACCCTGCTGACTAAACTACATGTCTTCATCCTTAGAGGATATCtcacaggatgtgtgtgtgagagagataaGACACACAGGACTGTATCTGAAAGATCCCTCCTCCATCAGAAAgtgttttattaaacatttcttCAGCCATAAGTTACAGAAAATATCCTTGTGTTGTGAATTTGGTTTGTGCATGTCATGTTTACTATAGTTTTGTGTGTGAAGCATATCTCTAATATCTAATATATCAGTTTTAACTAATGTTATTATAACCTTTGTTTCCACTGTGTCAAACCAAGAGGTCTGCAGATCAACTGACATAATACATGCGTACATAATGTTACAGCTAGCAATTATATTAACGAACTATAATTATAataagaaatgcaaaaatatggTCAGTAGTCCGAGATACTATTTTACCCACTACCATCTTTCAAAGGGTTTCAAACTGCATGAAATTCTTAATGAATTGCTCAGAATAATCAAAATCAACAGTTATTCATACTTGTTTGGTGAAGCTGCTCCCAGAGGTTGCATCTGTTGGAGCTCGAACAGCAACTCTGCCTCTTAAAACACTTTCAACAGAGTTGATGAAGCTGGACTTGCCAGCACCAACGGGTCCATGAAGCAGAATTCTGAGACGACTGGCTTCATTGTTTCGAGGTTTGTACCATTTCATAAAATCAAGATTTTCCTTGTTGTTCCTGtatattgaagaaaaaaatattagaataaaatactgtattattttgattattgaaTGCATAATAGGCACATTGTGATCACACACTAACCAGCCAATACAAGAACAAATGTGTTTAGGAGTCAAATCACACCCACACAGCATAATGGCACCACAAATACTGCATGTTTACTCACACTGGCAAAGCCCTCCATGGCTGACTCAATAGTGCTGAAGGGCCTAGTGAGACATAATTACATTACCAACATCATGCATTATTTTCTATGAAGAAATTGGAATAATTGttgtgatgataataataataacaacataatattactaagaagaagaagaagaatgtgagAATGATTATGTCATGGAAATGAAAGTGTTGCAGGTTTGGACTCACCTCCTCCCATAGCTGTAAAGTGAGACAATCACATGTAAATGTGCATGAATTTACCCCAGTGGTGAAAGCAAAATTCAGACACTTTATTTAAGTAAACTTACCAATACAAGGATGTAAAAATAATTCATtcaaatatgtgtatatatgtaataattgCCCCTGTGACTGTTATATTAACTAGACTAGACGGAGCTACTTAATCTATTTTAGATACAGATTCAatccagtggttctcaaccaGGGCTTGGGCCAGTCCAGAGGACCacaagagaaatgaaaaatgattaaaaggagagaaaagaagaaaaaaaatcagctgcaCACATCTGgattcatttttctgattattttaatCTTTGCTTTCATgaaattttagattttattttcttgccaTCTAGACCTCAAAGAGTCATTTCTATAAtcagaaacaaaatattttatttttataaacttATCCTGATGTTTTTGTATAAAATCTTACTCTGAAACTACTAGTTACAGTAATTTTAGCAGTCAGGTAAATAGAGTGgactaaaaatatattttccattttatattaattataaaGCAGCATAAAATTATTATATGATAATTCTACATAgcttcagtacttgagtaaatgtactggaCATGCATGCAGCACATAAAACATgtcttttttcaaatcaatctaaaaacataaaatcagtgAAACATTGGCTTCACAATCACAGGAGCATATTTTACTATTATATCTGAGAAGAGACATAACAAAAAGTTCTTACCTTTTCTTAAGTGGTCCCTGGTTCCTGCAGAGTGACACTGCAGGTTGAGAGGgtggaaatgtatttatagaCTACTTTTCTGCTCTCAGTTTCTATTGTCTCTTTTTCAGTTTGATGCCAATCATATGACTTACATGAGGTCCACACCATGTGACAGACGGTACTAGTTACTGTAACTTTAGCTTTTCAGGGAAATGCAGTAAAGTCGAAACTACAATATTTCACTTTGAAGTGGAGTAAAGTATAAACAgcataaaagtaaaagtatagaACAAATCTATGTAAATtaagtactcgagtaaatgtactcagttattTCCACCACTTTACACGGATATCAAATGTTAGTGTTACACCACTACAACACAACGACGTGGTGTGGAAAAcgttacttttattttcacagcGGGACtggcaaaaacacatcaacatgtcGGGCAGTCTATGTACGCGCtcgcttttctttctttctctttcccagAATGCCGTTCACCGAAAAACTTCCTCTTTGCCCTAACCTGGCAGTATTCTGCTATTAACACACTCATACTGCCTCCTACTGGCTATAATCCAACAGGGCGCTACAATCCTCCCCTGCTAAACACATGTTGTCctcaacattagcatttatagTGCAGGTTGCTTAAAGAATGTGGCAGCAATATTCAACTAATAACTACATCTGAAGATAACATTTTCAATTCAACATGTAACACAATGACAATACCTTTCTCTTGAAAGTTATAAAGAAATGAATGGATTAAAGTGCATTTAAATGGTTTTACCATAAGTGTACAGTACAATCATATACTATGTGATCTCTTCACACTTTACTCTTGCAAAAACACTACAGTGTCTTGACTCGATGATAGTCTACTTCTGAGTAGTTGAAACGAAAGTACAGTACCATATTTATGCTTTGAGACAAAAATAATTTCCATCTTCTCACTATTTACTCCATGGAGACTTTTGACTTAAACTTGTCTACTGAAACTATTCCATTTACATCTTTTAATGTCATAACTAATCTTTACCATATGGGTTGTGAATAGAACTTCTGTTCATTAACATAAACAATGTAGTAATAACACTTCATCTGTACTGTGTTACTTAcatcttgaaaaacaaaacttttttttttttatgttcatctTACTTCAGTCTGTATTGTCCTGTGGCACACATATGGACGGTTACAACTCAGTTCACAAACTTATGTGCTCATGTgtccatttttttcaaatattgacCACAGTccataataaacaaaacaaacttttttcagtAGTATCCTGTAGGCACAAAAATAGGACCAACC contains:
- the LOC141019674 gene encoding uncharacterized protein codes for the protein MEQNLVWVEYAHNSLPTSATGFSPFKCAYGFQPPVFPDNELEVSVPSAHAMVRRCRRIWAAARQVLIRQGDRVKKAADRKRRPAPAYQPGQRVWLSAKDLHLKVPSKKLAPRFVGLFPVTRVIGPAAVRLRLPRSLRVHPTFHVSQVKPFKESPMVPAATPPPPPEVVDGGPVYKVKQLLAVRNRGRGRQYLVDWVGYGPEERQWVPSRHIMDPTLIDDFHRDHSEQSGPSGVGPRGRGTVTPR
- the LOC141018870 gene encoding interferon-induced protein 44-like, giving the protein MKWYKPRNNEASRLRILLHGPVGAGKSSFINSVESVLRGRVAVRAPTDATSGSSFTKQYKTYKIPNGPDGFYSFVFNDIMGLEQTDNRGVHVEDIKLALRGHVKDGYQFNPNPMTEGDRGYNPSPTLDDRVHVLVSVIPAGSVSLLNDKVVKKMREVRLAASDMGIPQVAILTKVDVACAEAKKNINNAYKSKYLKKQVDMFSELLGLPPNCIFLLKNYESETNTHNSIDALILCALRQMINYGEDFLNDL